From one Trueperella pyogenes genomic stretch:
- the dnaB gene encoding replicative DNA helicase has product MNEVAFDRVPPQDLEAERSVLGGMMINKDAIADVLEVLQGEDFYRPAHTSIYAVILDLFSRGEPADAVTVSAELQRRGELDRIGGRTYIFDLVNGVPTAANTGYYAHIVREQAQLRSLIEVGTRITQLGYTTDGADVAELLNTAQSEVFQMTESRTKNDYASFHDIVPGLIEELEINASRDGAVSGLATGFHDLDGVLNGLRPGQMVIVAARPGMGKTTIAMDFCRHIAFREHKPVAFFSLEMGRTELAMRVLAAEGEIPLSALISGDIRQNQWERISKTLARIAEGPLYVDDSPNLTMMEIRAKSRRMRQQHGIELIVIDYLQLLTSGGRTPESRQQEVSEFSRSIKLLAKELDVPIIAIAQLNRNPEQRNDKTPQVSDLRESGSLEQDADVVMLINRPQAEDGSLDMPPAEVIVGKNRSGPTAKIELAFQGNYTRFASFGGE; this is encoded by the coding sequence GTGAACGAGGTTGCGTTCGACCGTGTGCCGCCACAGGACCTGGAGGCAGAGCGTTCGGTGCTTGGCGGCATGATGATTAACAAGGATGCGATTGCAGACGTCCTCGAGGTTTTGCAGGGGGAGGACTTCTACCGCCCCGCACACACGTCGATCTACGCCGTGATCCTCGACCTCTTCAGCCGCGGCGAGCCAGCCGACGCCGTCACGGTCTCCGCCGAGCTCCAACGCCGCGGCGAACTCGACCGCATCGGCGGGCGCACCTACATCTTCGACCTCGTCAACGGTGTGCCAACCGCCGCGAACACCGGCTACTACGCCCACATCGTCCGTGAGCAGGCCCAGTTGCGATCGCTTATCGAGGTGGGCACCCGCATCACCCAGCTTGGCTACACCACCGACGGCGCGGACGTTGCCGAATTGCTCAATACGGCTCAGTCCGAGGTCTTCCAGATGACTGAGTCGCGCACGAAGAACGACTACGCTTCCTTCCACGACATCGTCCCAGGCCTCATCGAAGAGCTCGAGATCAACGCGAGCCGCGACGGCGCCGTCTCCGGCCTCGCTACCGGTTTCCACGATCTCGACGGCGTGCTCAACGGCCTGCGCCCCGGCCAAATGGTCATCGTGGCCGCCCGCCCCGGCATGGGCAAGACGACGATCGCGATGGACTTTTGCAGGCACATCGCTTTCCGTGAGCACAAGCCGGTTGCCTTCTTCTCCTTGGAAATGGGCCGAACAGAGCTGGCTATGCGCGTGCTTGCCGCCGAAGGCGAGATCCCGCTGTCCGCGCTCATTTCGGGCGATATCCGCCAAAATCAGTGGGAGCGCATCTCCAAGACCCTCGCCCGGATCGCGGAGGGCCCGCTGTATGTGGACGATTCGCCGAATTTGACGATGATGGAAATCCGCGCGAAATCGCGCCGGATGCGCCAGCAGCACGGTATCGAATTGATCGTCATCGACTACCTCCAGCTGCTGACCTCCGGCGGCAGAACACCAGAATCCCGCCAACAGGAAGTCTCCGAGTTCTCCCGCTCGATCAAGCTTCTGGCCAAGGAGCTCGACGTGCCGATCATCGCCATCGCCCAGCTCAACCGCAACCCCGAACAGCGTAACGACAAGACGCCACAGGTCTCCGACCTGCGCGAATCTGGTTCGCTCGAGCAGGACGCCGACGTCGTCATGCTCATCAACCGCCCCCAAGCCGAGGACGGCTCGCTCGACATGCCCCCGGCGGAAGTGATAGTCGGCAAGAACCGTTCGGGACCGACGGCCAAGATCGAACTCGCCTTCCAGGGCAATTACACGCGCTTCGCCAGCTTCGGCGGAGAGTAG